A genome region from Glycine max cultivar Williams 82 chromosome 5, Glycine_max_v4.0, whole genome shotgun sequence includes the following:
- the LOC100812004 gene encoding protein VAC14 homolog codes for MVDALSLIPAAVLRNLADKLYEKRKNAALDIEGIVKQLAAAGDHDKITAVINLLTTEFTYSPQANHRKGGLIGLAAATVGLTSEAAQHLEQIVPPVLNSFSDQDSKVRYYACEALYNIAKVVRGDFIIFFNQIFDALCKLSADSDANVQSAAHLLDRLVKDIVTESDQFSIEEFIPLLRERMNVLNPYVRQFLVGWITVLDSVPDIDMLGFLPDFLDGLFNMLSDSSHEIRQQADTALSEFLKEIKNSPSVDYGRMTQILVQRAGSPDEFTRLTAITWINEFVKLGGDQLVPYYADILGAILPCIADKEEKIRVVARETNEELRALKADPAEAFDVGAILSIARRQLSSELEATRIEALHWISTLLNNYRTEVLQFLNDIFDTLLKALSDPSDEVVLVVLDVHACIAKDSQHFRQLVVFLVHNFRVDNSLLEKRGPLIIRRLCVLLNAERVYRELSTILEGESDLDFASIMVQALNLILLTSLELSEIRDLLKQSLVNPAGKDLYVSLYASWCHSPMAIISLCLLAQTYRHASAVIQSLVEEDINVKFLIQLDKLIRLLETPIFAYLRLQLLEPGRYTWLFKALYGLLMLLPQQSAAFKILKTRLKAVPSYSFNGEQLKKTSSGNPYQFLHHMSGGSQISEDGDIAMDGGNSHNGINFAARLQQFQQMQHQHRVHLKTQEAQRQEVLKRPQLSEVNVVATSRSSKRALGS; via the exons ATGGTCGACGCTCTCTCTTTGATTCCGGCAGCCGTGCTTCGCAACCTTGCTGACAAGCTCTACGAGAAGCGCAAAAATGCTGCTCTTGAT ATTGAGGGGATAGTGAAGCAGCTAGCTGCTGCTGGGGATCATGATAAAATAACGGCTGTGATCAATTTGTTGACTACGGAATTTACTTATTCACCACAGGCCAATCATCggaag gGAGGATTGATAGGATTAGCAGCTGCAACTGTTGGGTTGACTTCTGAAGCAGCTCAGCATCTTGAG CAAATTGTGCCCCCTGTGTTAAATTCGTTCTCTGACCAAGATAGCAAAGTTCGTTATTATGCTTGCGAAGCACTTTATAACATAGCAAAG GTTGTGAGAggggattttattattttcttcaacCAGATCTTTGATGCCTTATGCAAGCTTTCTGCTGACTCAGATGCCAATGTACAAAGTGCTGCTCACCTCTTAGATAGGCTTGTGAAG GATATTGTGACTGAAAGTGATCAGTTCAG TATTGAAGAATTCATACCACTGCTGAGGGAGCGCATGAATGTGTTGAATCCATATGTCCGCCAGTTTTTGGTAGGATGGATTACTGTATTGGACAGTGTCCCAGATATTGATATGCTGGGTTTTCTTCCTGATTTTCTTGATG GCTTGTTTAATATGTTGAGTGATTCGAGTCATGAGATACGTCAACAAGCTGATACAGCTCTTTCAGAGTTTCTTAAAGAGATTAAAAACTCCCCA TCTGTAGATTATGGTCGCATGACTCAAATCCTGGTACAGAGGGCAGGTTCTCCGGATGAATTTACTAGGCTAACAGCTATCACATGG ATAAATGAGTTTGTCAAGCTTGGTGGAGACCAGCTTGTTCCATATTATGCTGACATTCTTGGAGCCATTTTGCCTTGTATAGCagataaagaagagaaaattagAGTT GTTGCTCGTGAAACCAATGAAGAGCTACGTGCCCTCAAGGCAGATCCAGCTGAAGCGTTTGATGTAGGAGCAATCCTCTCCATTGCCAGGAG GCAATTATCTAGTGAATTGGAGGCTACTCGAATTGAAGCTTTGCACTGGATATCCACCCTTTTAAACAATTATCGTACTGAG GTTTTGCAATTTCTGAATGACATATTTGACACTCTGCTCAAGGCACTTTCAGATCCATCTGATGAG GTTGTTCTTGTAGTTCTTGATGTTCATGCATGCATTGCAAAAGACTCTCAGCACTTTCGGCAACTTGTTGTCTTCCTGGTGCACAATTTCCGGGTAGACAATTCCCTTTTGGAGAA GCGTGGTCCTTTGATAATTCGTCGACTTTGTGTGCTTTTGAATGCTGAGAGAGTCTACCGTGAACTTTCTACAATACTGGAAGGGGAATCGGACTTGGATTTTGCATCAATAATGGTTCAG gCTTTGAATTTGATCTTACTTACATCGTTGGAACTATCTGAGATTCGAGATCTTTTGAAGCAATCACTGGTAAATCCTGCCGGGAAGGATTTATATGTTTCTTTGTATGCCTCGTGGTGCCATTCTCCAATGGCAATTATAAGTCTGTGCTTATTAGCTCAG ACTTACCGACATGCGAGTGCTGTGATTCAATCTCTGGTTGAGGAGGATATTAATGTCAAATTCTTAATCCAGCTGGATAAATTGATTCGCTTGCTGGAAACTCCGATCTTTGCTTATCTAAGATTGCAG CTTCTTGAACCTGGAAGATATACATGGTTATTCAAAGCATTATATGGTCTTCTGATGTTGCTTCCTCAG CAAAGTGCTGCCTTCAAGATTCTCAAAACTCGTTTGAAGGCTGTGCCATCGTATTCCTTCAATGGTGAGCAATTGAAGAAGACATCCTCAGGAAATCCCTATCAATTTCTCCATCACATGTCTGGTGGATCTCAAATCAGTGAGGACGGTGACATAGCTATGGATGGTGGGAACTCACACAATGGGATAAATTTTGCTGCAAGGCTACAACAATTTCAGCAAATGCAGCACCAGCATCGTGTGCATTTGAAAACCCAG
- the LOC100798527 gene encoding nuclear pore complex protein NUP155, producing MSWEDEIVMRDVTNAGLVISDRIGREVSSQLDLEEALEASRYASHPYSTHPREWPPLVEVVNTWELPPVLIERYNAAGGEGTAFCGIFPEIRRAWASVDNSLFLWRFDKWDGQCPEFSGEEQAICAVGLAKSKPGVFVEAIQYLLVLATPVELILVGVCCSGGADGSDPFAEVTLQPLPEHTIPSDGVTMTCVACTNKGRIFLAGRDGHIYEILYSTGSGWQKRCRKICITAGLGSVISRWVIPNVFSFGAVDPIVEMVFDNERQILYARTEEMKLQVYVLGPNGDGPLKKVAEERNLVNQRDAHYGARQSTGSRVSSRSPKPSIVCISPLSTLESKWLHLVAVLSDGRRMYLSTSPSSGSLTGFNTNHHKPSCLKVVTTRPAPPWGVSGGLTFGAMALAGRPPNEDLSLKVEAAYYSAGTLILSDASPSTMSSLLVLNRDSSSQSSPSGNLGTSTRSSRALRESVSSLPVEGRMLSVADVLPLPDTAATVQSLYSEIEFGGYESSMESCERVSGKLWARGDLATQHILPRRRIVVFSTMGMMEIVFNRPLDIIRRLLESNSPRSVLEDFFNRFGAGEAAAMCLMLAARIVHSENLISNVIAEKAAEAFEDPRVVGMPQLEGSNALSNTRSAAGGFSMGQVVQEAEPVFSGAHEGLCLCSSRLLFPLWELPVMVVKGSLGPSGTLSENGVVVCRLSVGAMQVLEQKLRSLEKFLRSRRNQRRGLYGCVAGLGDLSGSILYGNGSALGAGDRNMVRNLFGAYSRNMESNGGRTSNKRQRLPYSPAELAAMEVRAMECIRQLLLRSGEALFLLQLLSQHHVTRLIQGFDSNLQQALVQLTFHQLVCSEEGDHLATRLISVLMEYYTGPDGRGTVDDISRRLRDGCPSYYKESDYKFFLAVEALERAAMTIDAKDKENLAREAFNSLSKVPESVDLRTVCKRFEDLRFYEAVVRLPLQKAQAIDPAGDAYNDEIDATVREQALAQRGQCYEIIIGALRSLKGDTLQREFGTPIRSTASQSALDPASRKKYICQIVQLGVQSPDRIFHEYLYQAMIDLGLENELLEYGGPDLLPFLQSAGRNSLHEVRAVTATISPVGQSGAPMSSNQVKYYELLARYYVLKRQHMLAAHALLRLAERRSIDGVPTLELRCQYLSNAVLQAKNATNSDGLVGSGRSSIDSGFLDLLEGKLAVLRFQIKIKEELESVASRSDVLPATPDSAENGVVPEGSSTADANFANATREKAKELASDVKSITQLYNEYAVPFGLWEICLEMLYFANFSSDTDSSIVRETWARLIDQAISRGGIAEACSVLKRVGPRIYPGDGAVLPLDIICLHLEKAGLERLNSGVEAVGDEDVARALVSACKGAAEPVLNAYDQLLSNGAILPSASVRLRMLRSVLVVLREWAMSVYSQRMGSSAAGHSLILGGGFSSERTIASQGIRDKITSAANRYMTELRRLALPQNQTEHVYRGFRELEESFISQHSFDRF from the exons ATGTCGTGGGAAGACGAGATTGTGATGCGCGATGTCACGAATGCGGGCCTTGTTATCAGCGATCGCATTGGTCGTGAAGTTTCGTCTCAGCTCGACCTCGAAGAAGCTCTAGAAGCTTCCAGATACGCTAGCCACCCTTATTCCACTCACCCCCGAGAG TGGCCCCCTTTAGTTGAGGTGGTGAATACCTGGGAGTTGCCTCCCGTGCTCATTGAAAGATACAATGCAGCTGGTGGGGAAGGAACTGCTTTTTGTGGAATATTTCCTGAAATACGAAGGGCGTGGGCGTCTGTGGACAATTCATTGTTTCTTTGGCGTTTTGATAAGTG GGATGGCCAATGTCCTGAATTTAGTGGGGAAGAGCAAGCTATTTGTGCAGTTGGTCTTGCAAAATCAAAACCTGGAGTTTTTGTTGAAGCTATTCAATATCTTTTAGTTTTAGCGACACCTGTTGAG TTAATTTTAGTAGGAGTATGCTGCTCTGGAGGAGCAGATGGTTCAGATCCATTTGCAGAAGTTACATTGCAGCCATTGCCAGAGCATACAATACCATCTGATGGGGTTACAATGACTTGTGTGGCATGTACTAATAAGGGCCGCATTTTCCTTGCTGGTCGGGATGGCCACATATATGAGATTCTTTATTCAACTGGTTCTGGATGGCAAAAACGGTGCAGAAAAATCTGCATCACTGCTGGTTTGGGAAGTGTAATTTCAAG ATGGGTTATACCAAATGTATTCAGTTTTGGAGCTGTTGACCCCATTGTTGAAATGGTTTTTGACAACGAGAGACAAATATTGTATGCACGAACGGAAGAGATGAAGCTTCAAGTTTATGTTCTAGGACCAAACGGTGATGGCCCCTTAAAGAAAGTAGCTGAAGAAAGGAATCTTGTCAATCAGAGGGATGCACATTATGGAGCTAGACAATCGACAGGGTCAAGAGTCTCTAGTCGATCTCCAAagccatctattgtttgcatcTCACCTTTATCTACACTTGAATCCAAGTGGCTACATCTTGTTGCTGTTTTATCAGATGGCAGAAGGATGTACCTATCTACCTCTCCTTCTAGTGGAAGCTTGACTGGGTTCAACACCAACCACCACAAGCCTAGCTGTTTAAAGGTTGTCACTACAAGGCCTGCTCCTCCTTGGGGTGTTAGTGGTGGTCTCACCTTTGGAGCCATGGCTCTTGCTGGTAGACCTCCGAATGAGGATCTCTCCCTGAAAGTTGAGGCAGCTTATTATTCTGCTGGAACTCTTATCCTTTCTGATGCATCACCTTCGACCATGTCTTCACTCCTTGTTTTGAACAGGGATTCAAGCTCACAATCATCACCGTCGGGTAATCTAGGAACAAGTACGAGAAGTTCCCGGGCATTAAGGGAGTCGGTATCTTCTTTACCAGTTGAAGGACGAATGCTTTCTGTGGCAGATGTTTTACCTTTGCCAGATACCGCAGCTACTGTGCAGTCTCTATATTCGGAAATTGAGTTTGGTGGTTATGAGAGCTCTATGGAATCATGTGAAAGGGTGTCTGGCAAACTCTGGGCAAGAGGGGATCTTGCAACCCAACATATACTACCAAGAAGAAGGATTGTCGTCTTCAGCACCATGGGCATGATGGAAATTGTTTTTAACAGGCCACTGGACATTATAAGGCGGCTATTGGAATCCAACTCTCCACGATCAGTTTTAGAAGATTTCTTCAATCGTTTTGGTGCAGGTGAGGCAGCTGCAATGTGTCTAATGTTAGCTGCAAGAATAGTGCATTCTGAAAACCTTATCAGCAATGTTATTGCTGAGAAGGCAGCTGAAGCTTTTGAGGACCCAAGAGTTGTTGGCATGCCACAACTTGAAGGTAGTAATGCATTATCAAACACAAGAAGTGCTGCTGGTGGATTTAGCATGGGCCAGGTTGTTCAGGAGGCTGAGCCTGTATTTTCAGGTGCACATGAAGGGCTCTGTTTGTGTTCATCTAGATTACTTTTTCCTCTGTGGGAACTTCCTGTAATGGTTGTAAAGGGAAGTTTAGGCCCTTCAGGCACTCTATCTGAAAATGGAGTAGTTGTGTGCAGACTCTCTGTTGGGGCTATGCAAGTCCTTGAACAGAAACTCCGATCTTTGGAGAAATTCTTAAGATCTAGAAGGAACCAGAGGAGGGGACTTTATGGCTGTGTAGCAGGTTTAGGAGATCTGAGTGGTTCCATTCTGTATGGTAATGGTTCGGCATTAGGAGCCGGGGATCGAAACATGGTAAGAAACTTATTTGGTGCGTATTCCAGAAATATGGAGTCCAATGGTGGCAGAACATCTAATAAACGGCAAAGGTTGCCATATAGTCCTGCTGAATTAGCTGCCATGGAG GTGAGGGCAATGGAGTGCATTAGGCAGTTGCTCCTTAGATCTGGTGAAGCCCTATTTTTGCTTCAACTTCTTTCACAGCATCACGTGACTCGATTGATTCAGGGATTTGATTCTAACCTTCAACAAGCATTAGTTCAGTTGACATTTCATCAACTAGTTTGTTCTGAGGAGGGTGACCATCTTGCTACAAGACTTATATCTGTTCTCATGGAG TATTATACTGGTCCTGATGGCAGGGGCACTGTAGATGACATTAGTAGGAGATTGAGAGATGGTTGTCCAAGCTACTATAAGGAGTCTGATTACAAATTCTTTTTAGCCGTGGAAGCCCTAGAGAGAGCTGCTATGACTATAGATGCTAAGGACAAGGAGAATCTTGCAAGGGAAGCATTTAATTCCTTAAGTAAAGTTCCAGAGTCTGTGGACCTACGAACTGTTTGCAAACGTTTTGAGGATTTAAG ATTTTATGAAGCTGTTGTGCGCTTACCACTACAAAAGGCACAGGCTATTGACCCTGCAGGCGATGCTTATAATGATGAAATTGATGCAACTGTCAGAGAGCAAGCACTTGCTCAGCGGGGGCAGTGTTATGAAATAATTATCGGTGCTTTGCGGTCTCTGAAAGGTGACACCTTACAGAGAGAATTTGGGACTCCTATTAGATCAACTGCTTCACAATCTGCTCTTGATCCAGCCTCtcggaaaaaatatatatgtcaaATTGTTCAGCTGGGTGTCCAATCACCTGACAGAATTTTCCACGAGTATCTTTACCAGGCTATGATTGATTTAGGTCTCGAGAATGAATTGCTAGAGTATGGGGGTCCTGACCTGTTGCCATTTTTGCAAAGTGCCGGTCGTAATTCTCTACACGAG GTTCGTGCTGTGACAGCCACAATTTCTCCAGTGGGACAATCGGGAGCACCTATGTCATCTAATCAAGTCAAGTACTATGAACTTTTGGCACGGTATTATGTTTTGAAACGCCAACATATGCTTGCAGCTCATGCGTTGCTTAGACTAGCTGAAAGGCGTTCTATTGATGGAGTTCCTACTCTTGAACTGAG GTGTCAATACCTAAGTAATGCAGTTCTACAGGCCAAAAATGCAACTAATAGTGATGGGTTAGTAGGTTCTGGTCGAAGTTCCATTGACAGTGGGTTCCTAGATTTGCTTGAAGGGAAGCTTGCTGTTCTTCGGTTCcagataaaaatcaaagaagaactAGAGTCTGTGGCTTCCAGGTCTGATGTTTTACCTGCCACACCAGATTCTGCTGAAAATGGTGTAGTGCCTGAGGGAAGTTCTACTGCTGATGCTAATTTTGCAAATGCAACACGAGAGAAGGCTAAAGAGCTAGCTTCAGATGTAAAGAGCATAACCCAGTTATATAATGAATATGCTGTTCCCTTTGGGCTCTGGGAG ATATGCCTGGAGATGCTGTACTTTGCCAATTTTTCCAGTGATACTGACAGCAGCATTGTCAGAGAGACATGGGCTAGACTTATAGATCAAGCTATATCAAGAGGGGGTATTGCTGAAGCTTGCTCAGTACTAAAGAGGGTCGGGCCCCGCATTTATCCTGGTGATGGAGCTGTTTTACCACTCGACATTATTTGTCTTCACTTAGAGAAGGCTGGACTG GAGAGGTTAAATTCTGGGGTTGAAGCTGTTGGAGATGAAGATGTTGCAAGAGCCCTTGTTTCTGCTTGTAAGGGTGCAGCTGAACCTGTATTGAATGCATATGACCAATTGTTATCAAATGGGGCTATTTTGCCATCCGCAAGTGTTAGATTACGTATGCTGAGATCGGTTCTAGTGGTACTTCGAGAGTGGGCAATGTCTGTATATTCACAAAGAATGGGTAGCAGTGCCGCTGGGCATTCCCTAATACTAGGTGGAGGATTCTCATCGGAACGTACTATTGCTAGCCAAGGAATTCGGGACAAGATCACAAGTGCAGCAAACAG GTATATGACTGAATTGCGGAGGTTAGCCCTTCCACAGAACCAAACAGAACATGTCTACCGAGGTTTTAGAGAACTTGAAGAATCGTTTATAAGCCAACATTCATTTGATCGATTTTGA
- the LOC100797651 gene encoding E3 ubiquitin protein ligase RIE1 translates to MSSPNSVPQSHAPLLLPRPDAAARLPILALLLGRRGHSAVVRETAARELEERRADWTYSKPVVALDITWNMAFVLVSAVMLACTVKENPNTPIRWWICGYALQCLVHVALVWLEYRRRNDAPRDEESAASLQYDDVNDSDEDDVGTSGSSSSSGFTKRCASLNTMISLLWWMVGFYWVVSGGDILLQDAPRLYWLSVVFLAFDVFFAIFCVVLACLIGIALCCCLPCIIAILYAVAGQEGASESDLSILPKYRFQLLSNEETPGEGGGSMIPMETSNGYSVNERTLSPEDAECCICISSYEDGAELHVLPCNHHFHSTCIVKWLKMNATCPLCKYNILKGNEQV, encoded by the exons ATGTCATCCCCAAACTCCGTCCCTCAGTCCCACGCGCCGCTCCTTCTCCCGCGCCCCGATGCCGCCGCCCGCCTCCCCATCCTAGCGCTCCTCCTCGGCCGCCGCGGCCACTCCGCCGTGGTCCGGGAGACGGCGGCGCGTGAGCTGGAGGAGCGCCGCGCCGACTGGACCTACTCGAAGCCGGTGGTGGCGCTCGACATAACGTGGAACATGGCATTCGTGCTGGTCTCGGCGGTGATGCTCGCCTGCACCGTCAAGGAGAACCCCAACACGCCGATCCGCTGGTGGATCTGCGGCTACGCGCTGCAGTGCCTCGTCCACGTGGCCCTCGTGTGGCTCGAGTACCGCAGGAGGAACGACGCTCCCAGGGACGAGGAATCTGCTGCCAGCCTCCAATACGACGACGTCAACGATAGCGACGAGGACGATGTTGGAACCTCCGGGAGTTCCTCTTCCTCCGG ATTCACAAAACGATGTGCGTCATTGAATACCATGATTTCATTACTTTGGTGGATGGTGGGCTTTTATTGGGTTGTCTCTGGTGGTGATATTCTGCTGCAAGATGCTCCACGTTTATACTG GTTGTCTGTTGTCTTTTTGGCATTTGATGTCTTCTTTGCTATCTTTTGTGTTGTTTTGGCATGCTTGATTGGAATTGCCCTCTGTTGTTGTTTGCCCTGTATTATTGCTATTCTCTATGCTGTTGCAGGACAG GAGGGTGCATCAGAATCAGATCTCAGTATACTTCCAAAATACAGATTTCAATTGTTAAGCAATGAGGAAACACCTGGTGAGGGAGGAGGATCAATGATTCCTATGGAGACCAGCAACGGTTATTCGGTGAATGAACGAACACTTTCACCAGAGGATGCA gAATGCTGTATATGCATCTCTTCTTATGAGGATGGAGCTGAACTTCATGTTCTTCCTTGTAACCATCATTTCCATTCTACATGCATAGTGAAATGGTTAAAGATGAATGCAACTTGTCCTCTTTGCAAGTATAATATTCTCAAGGGAAATGAACAGGTGTGA
- the LOC100797105 gene encoding 40S ribosomal protein S2-4 codes for MAERGGGDRAGFGRGFGGRGRGGDRGRGRRRAGGRRDEEEKWVPVTKLGRLVKEGKIRSLEQIYLHSLPIKEHQIIDTLVGPTLKDEVMKIMPVQKQTRAGQRTRFKAFVVVGDNNGHVGLGVKCSKEVATAIRGAIILAKLSVIPVRRGYWGNKIGKPHTVPCKVTGKCGSVTVRMVPAPRGSGIVAARVPKKVLQFAGIDDVFTSSRGSTKTLGNFVKATFDCLLKTYGFLTPEFWKETRFSKSPFQEYTDLLAKPTGKALILEEERVEA; via the exons atggccgaacgTGGAGGCGGAGACCGTGCCGGTTTCGGTCGCGGCTTTGGCGGTCGTGGACGCGGCGGCGACAGGGGACGAGGGCGGCGCAGGGCAGGAGGGCGCCGCGACGAGGAGGAGAAGTGGGTCCCAGTGACGAAGCTGGGGCGCCTGGTGAAGGAGGGGAAAATTCGGAGCCTGGAGCAGATCTACCTACACTCGCTCCCAATCAAGGAGCACCAAATCATTGACACCCTCGTGGGGCCCACCCTGAAGGACGAGGTGATGAAGATCATGCCCGTCCAGAAGCAGACCCGCGCCGGTCAGCGAACCCGCTTCAAGGCCTTCGTGGTGGTCGGCGACAACAACGGCCACGTCGGTCTCGGAGTGAAGTGCAGCAAGGAAGTCGCCACCGCCATACGCGGCGCCATCATTCTCGCAAAGCTCTCTGTTATTCCTGTGAGGAGAGGCTATTGGGGTAACAAGATCGGAAAGCCCCACACCGTTCCCTGCAAGGTTACCGGAAAGTGTGGCTCCGTCACCGTCCGCATGGTCCCCGCCCCTCGTGGGTCCGGAATCGTCGCCGCTAGGGTCCCCAAGAAGGTCTTGCAGTTCGCTGGAATCGATGACGTCTTCACTTCCTCCAGGGGTTCCACCAAAACCCTCGGAAATTTCGTCAAG GCTACTTTTGACTGTTTGCTGAAAACCTACGGTTTTCTAACACCTGAATTCTGGAAGGAGACTCGGTTCTCCAAATCACCATTCCAAGAGTACACTGATCTATTGGCAAAGCCAACAGGGAAGGCCCTTATCCTCGAGGAGGAAAGGGTGGAGGCTTGA
- the LOC100796575 gene encoding microtubule-associated protein 70-2: MAEVSGEGVAEATVSTPAPPLAVSGSFKEGKSSSRRRAHSMRPSLDADEFMNLLHGSDPVKVELNRLENEVRDKDRELSEAQAEIKALRLSERLREKAVEELTEELSRVEGKLKLTESLLESKNLEIKKINDEKKASMAAQFAAEATLRRVHAAQKDDDMPPIEAILAPLEAELKLARQEIAKLQDDNKALDRLTKSKEAALIEAEKTVQIALAKASMVDDLQNKNQELIKQIEICQEENKILDKMHRLKVAEVEKLTQTVRELEEAVLAGGAAANAVRDYQRKVQEMNEERKTLDRELARAKVTANRVAVVVANEWKDANDKVMPVKQWLEERRFLQGEMQQLRDKLAITERTAKSEAQLKEKYQLRLKVLQDSLRETSNSINRGTSEGRCVSNGPSRRQSLGGSDNISKLASNGFLKRSPSTQIRSSVSSSTVLKHAKGTSKSFDGGTRSLERSKILLNGKPPSYSFNQSSEGTKDGEENDKWKGNSDDKPNDLPTVDTEDSVPGVLYDLLQKEVLALRKAGHEKDQSLKDKDDAIEMLAKKVDTLTKAMEVEAKKMRREVASMEKEVAAMRVEKEQESRAKRFSNVKGTVNSAQHQLVSGRNVARGGLTRSTQ; this comes from the exons ATGGCGGAGGTTTCCGGCGAGGGAGTAGCGGAGGCGACGGTGTCCACGCCGGCGCCGCCGTTGGCGGTGTCTGGATCTTTCAAGGAAGGGAAGAGCTCTTCGCGGAGGCGCGCGCATTCGATGAGGCCGAGCCTCGACGCGGACGAGTTCATGAACCTGTTGCACGGTTCGGATCCGGTGAAGGTGGAGCTTAATCGCTTGGAGAATGAAGTGAGAG ATAAGGACAGAGAATTATCAGAAGCGCAGGCAGAGATCAAAGCCTTGAGGCTCTCCGAACGACTCAGAGAAAAGGCCGTTGAAGAG CTTACTGAAGAATTGTCAAGGGTTGAGGGGAAGCTGAAATTAACAGAATCTCTTCTAGAAAGCAAA AATcttgaaataaagaaaatcaatgatgaaaaaaaagCATCGATGGCAGCTCAGTTTGCAGCTGAAGCCACTCTTCGAAGGGTCCATGCTGCTCAGAAGGACGATGACATGCCTCCTATAGAGGCCATTCTTGCTCCTCTGGAGGCTGAACTTAAGCTTGCACGGCAAGAG ATTGCTAAACTTCAAGATGATAACAAAGCTTTAGATCGTCTTACCAAATCTAAAGAAGCAGCACTTATTGAAGCTGAGAAGACTGTACAGATTGCCTTGGCTAAAGCCTCCATGGTGGATGATctccaaaataaaaatcaagagctAATTAAACAGATTGAGATTTGCCAG gaagaaaataaaattttggacaAAATGCATAGACTGAAGGTGGCAGAGGTTGAAAAGCTTACCCAAACCGTGAGAGAACTAGAAGAGGCTGTCCTTGCAGGTGGTGCAGCTGCCAATGCTGTGAGAGATTATCAACGGAAAGTTCAAGAAATGAAT gaagaaagaaaaactctTGACCGAGAGTTAGCTCGTGCCAAGGTAACAGCAAACAGAGTAGCTGTAGTGGTTGCAAATGAATGGAAAGATGCTAATGACAAAGTGATGCCTGTGAAACAATGGCTTGAAGAACGACGATTTTTGCAG GGAGAGATGCAACAACTTCGGGACAAGCTTGCTATAACTGAGCGCACTGCAAAGTCTGAAGCACAGTTAAAA gaaaaatatcaattaaggctTAAAGTGCTACAGGATAGTTTGAGAGAAACTTCTAACAGTATTAATCGCGGCACCTCAGAGGGAAGATGTGTTAGCAATGGGCCTTCTCGACGTCAATCCCTAGGGGGATCTGATAACATCTCAAAACTAGCATCTAATGGGTTTTTGAAGAGATCACCGTCCACTCAAATTAGGTCTTCTGTGTCTTCAAGCACAGTTTTGAAGCATGCCAAAGGCACATCTAAATCATTTGATGGTGGCACAAGGTCATTAGAAAGGAGTAAAATTCTTCTAAATGGAAAGCCTCCAAGTTACTCATTCAATCAGTCTTCTGAAGGAACCAAAGACGGGGAGGAAAATGATAAATGGAAAGGAAATTCCGATGATAAACCAAATGACTTACCTACAGTTGATACAGAGGATAGTGTTCCGGGAGTTTTGTATGATTTGCTGCAGAAAGAGGTCTTAGCCTTGAGGAAAGCTGGTCATGAGAAAGATCAAAGCCTAAAAGATAAAGATGATGCCATTGAA ATGCTGGCAAAGAAAGTAGATACATTGACCAAAGCCATGGAAGTTGAGGCAAAGAAGATGAGAAGAGAAGTAGCTTCCATGGAGAAGGAGGTAGCTGCGATGCGTGTGGAAAAAGAACAAGAGAGCAGAGCAAAGCGTTTCAGCAATGTAAAGGGCACTGTGAACAGTGCTCAGCATCAGCTTGTTTCTGGAAg AAATGTGGCACGGGGAGGATTAACACGCAGCACACAATGA